A genomic window from Salvia hispanica cultivar TCC Black 2014 chromosome 5, UniMelb_Shisp_WGS_1.0, whole genome shotgun sequence includes:
- the LOC125187298 gene encoding G-type lectin S-receptor-like serine/threonine-protein kinase At4g27290 isoform X1, which yields MAQSFFLTIAFLTLTVGAAKHHILFPNQELILGQTLVSQNQVFETGFFSPGKSLKRFLGIWYKSTPDVVVWVANRNHPIPPSEAPVLMISRNTNLVISSGKSIIWLANSSRVASNPILQILDTGNLVLIDNMSTTQGYAWQSFDYPTDTMLPGMMMVDDNDSGVEKYMTSWTSPDDPSPGDFVYKIQNQGLADIVALEGARKRYRLGQWNGMHFSGHQRLPNPIFKPVFVFKQERLISIVDPYDSSLFVRTTLHTSGSIMRYTMNLRKDKWNLATMFPLDTCDEYASCGPNSICRPDRPIRCECLRGFAPKFQTDWDFQDWSGGCTRTRLLNCHGGDGFLPLRGVKYPDMLRFWLNTTMSLGKCKVECLKNCSCTAYANPSITNGGTGCLMWFGELIDTKQLSGADSKQNVYIRVPVSELDFNTGLEEENEMEKEKKSPIKIILISIASGVLISAFISGGVARLKKRAMTENNEDLELPVIKMTTIVQATNNFSMENMIGVGGFGHVYKGNMPSGEEIAVKRLSRSSGQGLEEFRNEVMVIAKLQHRNLVRLLGCGIEKEERILVYEYLQNKSLDYFIFDNSRRELLTWPKRFDIIMGTSRGLLYLHHDSRLKIIHRDLKTSNILLDTNLTPKISDFGLARIFQEDQSLGRTKRVVGTYGYMAPEYLMDGKYSEKSDIFSLGVVLLEIISGKKSRGYGPSDHYLNLLSHAWLLWKENRILELMDECLDDTFVECEVMRCMQVGLLCVQKFAHDRPIMSSVIPMLESDGTNLPQPKEPGFFVERNSSPAAMEVGTITSPSENETITITDLEAR from the exons ATGGCACAATCTTTTTTCCTAACAATCGCCTTTCTAACTTTAACTGTTGGAGCAGCCAAGCATCATATACTTTTTCCAAATCAAGAGCTTATTCTTGGGCAGACTCTAGTTTCTCAAAACCAAGTTTTTGAAACTGGCTTTTTTTCACCTGGAAAATCCTTGAAAAGATTTTTAGGAATATGGTACAAGAGCACACCAGATGTTGTAGTATGGGTTGCAAATAGAAACCATCCCATCCCTCCCTCAGAAGCACCGGTGTTGATGATTTCCCGAAATACAAATCTTGTTATAAGCAGTGGCAAAAGCATTATCTGGTTGGCAAATTCATCAAGGGTGGCATCAAATCCAATTTTACAGATCTTGGATACTGGAAATTTAGTTCTTATTGACAACATGAGCACAACACAAGGCTATGCATGGCAGAGTTTTGATTATCCAACTGACACCATGTTGCCGGGAATGATGATGGTGGACGACAATGATAGCGGTGTCGAAAAGTATATGACGTCATGGACAAGTCCGGATGATCCTTCTCCAGGTGATTTTGTTTATAAGATCCAAAACCAAGGCTTAGCTGATATAGTGGCTCTGGAAGGGGCAAGAAAAAGATACCGGCTTGGACAGTGGAATGGAATGCACTTTTCCGGCCATCAAAGATTGCCCAATCCCATTTTCAAGCCAGTGTTTGTTTTCAAACAAGAGAGGTTGATATCCATTGTAGATCCCTACGACAGCTCACTTTTCGTAAGAACCACTTTACATACATCTGGTTCAATCATGCGGTATACTATGAATCTCAGAAAAGACAAGTGGAATCTTGCCACCATGTTTCCCCTGGATACATGCGACGAATATGCCAGTTGTGGTCCTAACAGTATCTGTAGGCCCGACAGGCCAATAAGATGCGAGTGTTTAAGGGGATTTGCGCCAAAGTTCCAAACAGATTGGGACTTTCAAGATTGGTCCGGAGGATGCACTAGAACTAGACTATTAAATTGCCATGGTGGAGATGGATTTCTACCACTCAGAGGGGTTAAGTATCCAGATATGTTGAGGTTTTGGTTAAATACAACAATGAGCCTTGGTAAGTGCAAAGTTGAGTGCTTAAAAAACTGCAGTTGCACTGCTTATGCTAATCCATCCATTACTAATGGAGGCACTGGTTGTTTGATGTGGTTTGGCGAACTCATTGATACCAAACAACTTTCTGGAGCAGATAGTAAGCAGAATGTCTATATCCGGGTTCCAGTTTCTGAACTAG ATTTTAACACAGGTTTAGAGGAGGAGaacgagatggagaaggagaagaaaagtCCTATAAAGATAATACTGATATCAATTGCTTCTGGTGTTCTCATCTCAGCCTTTATCAGCGGAGGCGTAGCAAGATTAAAGAAGCGAG CAATGACAGAGAATAATGAAGATCTAGAATTACCTGTGATCAAAATGACAACTATTGTGCAAGCAACAAATAATTTCTCCATGGAAAACATGATTGGAGTTGGAGGCTTCGGTCATGTTTACAAG GGGAACATGCCATCAGGAGAAGAAATCGCAGTCAAAAGATTGTCGAGGTCTTCAGGGCAAGGTCTTGAAGAGTTTAGAAATGAAGTTATGGTGATTGCAAAACTCCAACATAGAAACCTTGTCAGATTATTGGGATGTGGCATTGAAAAAGAGGAAAGGATACTAGTCTATGAATACCTCCAAAATAAAAGCCttgattatttcatttttg ATAACAGCAGGAGAGAATTGTTGACATGGCCTAAGcgttttgatattattatgggAACTTCAAGGGGACTACTATATCTCCATCACGATTCCAGATTAAAGATCATTCATAGGGATCTCAAAACGAGCAATATTTTACTAGACACAAATTTAACTCCAAAAATATCAGATTTTGGGTTAGCAAGAATATTTCAAGAGGATCAATCTCTTGGTAGAACAAAACGCGTTGTTGGAACATA TGGATACATGGCTCCCGAATATTTAATGGATGGAAAATACTCGGAGAAATCTGACATCTTTAGTCTTGGAGTCGTGTTGCTAGAGATAATCAGCGGCAAAAAGAGCAGAGGATATGGACCCTCAGATCACTATCTAAACCTCTTGAGCCAT GCATGGTTGCTATGGAAAGAAAACAGGATCCTAGAGTTGATGGATGAATGTTTAGATGATACATTTGTGGAGTGTGAAGTGATGAGATGCATGCAAGTGGGATTATTGTGTGTTCAGAAATTTGCACATGATAGGCCAATCATGTCATCAGTGATTCCAATGTTAGAAAGTGATGGAACAAATCTTCCTCAACCAAAAGAGCCTGGGTTTTTTGTTGAGAGAAATTCAAGCCCTGCGGCTATGGAAGTGGGAACTATTACTTCACCATCAGAGAATGAGACAATCACCATTACTGACTTGGAGGCCAGATGA